The proteins below come from a single Asanoa ferruginea genomic window:
- a CDS encoding ABC transporter permease, translating into MVTLILPRLVSFEGSARRSTSVAERNAAALRSAYWLVMISGFAEPVIYLLSIGVGVGSLVGDLTLPSGAVVGYAAFVAPAMLASAAMSGALSETTFNFFGKMKYMRLYEGMLATPVRPFEIALGELAWAMVRGSLYSAAFLVVMVVLDLTSVGRALLAFPAAVLAGFAFGALGMGLTTFARSWQDFDLMGSIQFALFLFSGTFVPAESYHPALRWLVEVTPLYRAVDLIRGISIGTEETLGVLIDVGYLLVVTAVGLAIAGRRMTKLLCK; encoded by the coding sequence GTGGTCACGCTGATCCTGCCCCGCCTGGTCAGCTTCGAGGGTTCCGCACGGCGGTCCACCTCGGTCGCCGAGCGAAACGCGGCCGCGCTGCGCTCGGCCTACTGGCTGGTGATGATCTCCGGCTTCGCCGAGCCGGTGATCTACCTGCTGTCCATCGGCGTCGGTGTCGGGTCGCTGGTCGGTGACCTGACGCTGCCGAGCGGCGCGGTGGTCGGCTACGCGGCGTTCGTCGCGCCGGCGATGCTCGCCTCGGCCGCGATGTCCGGCGCGCTCTCGGAAACGACCTTCAACTTCTTCGGGAAGATGAAATACATGCGGCTCTACGAGGGGATGCTGGCGACCCCCGTGCGGCCGTTCGAGATCGCGCTCGGCGAGTTGGCGTGGGCGATGGTCCGCGGCTCGCTCTACTCGGCCGCGTTCCTGGTCGTGATGGTCGTGCTCGACCTGACCTCGGTCGGGCGGGCGCTGCTCGCGTTCCCCGCCGCGGTGCTGGCCGGCTTCGCGTTCGGCGCGCTCGGCATGGGGCTGACCACGTTCGCGCGCAGCTGGCAGGACTTCGACCTGATGGGGTCGATCCAGTTCGCGCTGTTCCTGTTCTCCGGCACGTTCGTTCCGGCGGAGAGCTACCACCCGGCGCTGCGCTGGTTGGTCGAGGTGACGCCGCTCTACCGCGCGGTCGACCTGATTCGGGGCATATCGATCGGCACCGAAGAGACGCTAGGCGTATTGATCGACGTCGGTTATCTTCTGGTCGTCACCGCCGTCGGCCTCGCGATCGCCGGCCGCCGCATGACCAAGCTTCTCTGTAAGTAG
- a CDS encoding sugar ABC transporter ATP-binding protein, which yields MPTQRSGDGEERPVVLRLTDVVKTFPGVRALDGVQLEVRAGEVHCLLGQNGAGKSTLIKVLSGAHRPDSGSVEWLGEQVTFANPQAANKAGIATIYQELDLVDDLSIGENAFLGHEPKIAGFMRRGTINRRTREILSRLGHGEISPTRMVRTLPAAGKQVVSMARALSHEARLIIMDEPSAVLAHDEVENLFRIIRELTAQGIAVIYISHRLEEIREIGDRVTVLKDGRTTAASLPARTTPTRDLVSRMTGRTIEYVFPERVNAPTEPEELLRVDGLGRQGEFEDISLTVGKGEIVGIAGLVGSGRSELLETIFGARQAEQGRIYVKGKPLRPGAVGAAVRAGMGMAPEERKAQALLLGEPIYRNMTLSTFSRIARFGFTDTGKEREEAAKVADRLELRPRDVRRPVRTLSGGNQQKVVVGRWLLGDTDLLLLDEPTRGVDVGARAELYQVIHALAAQGVGVLLVSSEVPEVLGLSDRVVVMREGRVVRQARAEDLDEDTVLDLVMAGSLMEGAPA from the coding sequence GTGCCGACCCAGCGGTCCGGCGACGGCGAAGAGCGCCCCGTCGTGCTGCGCCTGACCGACGTGGTCAAGACCTTCCCCGGCGTCCGCGCCCTCGACGGGGTGCAGCTGGAGGTCCGCGCCGGCGAGGTGCACTGCCTGCTCGGCCAGAACGGCGCCGGGAAGTCGACGCTGATCAAGGTGCTTTCGGGGGCGCACCGGCCTGACTCCGGATCCGTGGAATGGCTCGGGGAGCAGGTCACCTTCGCCAACCCCCAGGCCGCCAACAAGGCCGGCATCGCCACCATCTACCAGGAGCTCGACCTCGTCGACGATCTGTCGATCGGCGAGAACGCCTTCCTCGGCCACGAGCCGAAGATCGCCGGCTTCATGCGCCGGGGCACGATCAACCGGCGTACGCGGGAGATCCTGTCCCGGCTCGGGCATGGCGAGATCTCGCCGACCCGGATGGTGCGCACGTTGCCCGCCGCCGGCAAGCAGGTGGTCAGCATGGCCCGTGCGCTCTCGCACGAGGCGCGACTGATCATCATGGACGAGCCGAGCGCCGTGCTCGCGCACGACGAGGTCGAGAACCTCTTCCGGATCATCCGGGAGCTGACGGCGCAGGGCATCGCGGTCATCTACATCTCGCACCGGCTCGAGGAGATCCGCGAGATCGGTGACCGGGTCACCGTGCTCAAGGACGGCCGGACCACGGCGGCGAGCCTGCCGGCCCGGACCACGCCGACCCGCGACCTGGTCAGCCGGATGACCGGGCGGACCATCGAGTATGTCTTCCCCGAGCGCGTCAACGCGCCCACCGAGCCCGAGGAACTGCTCCGCGTCGACGGGCTGGGCCGGCAGGGCGAGTTCGAAGACATTTCGCTGACCGTCGGGAAGGGCGAGATCGTCGGCATCGCCGGGCTCGTCGGCTCCGGCCGGTCGGAGCTGCTGGAGACCATCTTCGGTGCGCGCCAGGCGGAGCAGGGCCGGATCTACGTCAAGGGCAAGCCGTTGCGACCCGGCGCGGTCGGTGCCGCCGTACGCGCCGGGATGGGCATGGCACCCGAGGAGCGCAAGGCCCAGGCGCTGCTGCTCGGCGAGCCGATCTACCGCAACATGACCCTCTCGACGTTCAGCCGGATCGCGAGGTTCGGCTTCACCGACACCGGCAAGGAGCGGGAAGAGGCGGCCAAGGTCGCCGACCGGCTCGAGTTGCGCCCGCGCGACGTACGCCGGCCGGTGCGCACCCTCTCCGGCGGCAACCAGCAGAAGGTCGTGGTCGGGCGCTGGCTGCTCGGCGACACCGACCTGCTGCTTCTTGACGAACCCACCCGCGGCGTCGACGTCGGCGCCCGGGCCGAGCTCTACCAGGTGATTCACGCGCTCGCGGCGCAAGGCGTCGGTGTGCTGCTGGTTTCCAGCGAAGTTCCTGAGGTTCTCGGTCTCAGCGACCGGGTGGTGGTCATGCGCGAGGGTCGGGTCGTCCGCCAGGCGCGCGCCGAGGATCTCGACGAAGACACAGTGCTCGACCTCGTCATGGCGGGGTCCTTGATGGAAGGTGCGCCCGCATGA
- a CDS encoding ROK family protein, with amino-acid sequence MRAVEPLHLRLLRLLRDNGAVSRAELADRLEMPRPRLLAELERLVTLGYVAEAGLAASRGGRRSTLVELSPKLRFAAVDLGASSIDVEIVNGRLEPVVAYAEPADIRSGPKGTLLRVNELLHKAKVDGAYERLDAVGIGVPGPVSFRDGVPVSPPIMPGWDRFPVRELLTREHGCPAVVDNDVNIMAIGERHGGVAHSVDDFLFVKIGTGVGCGIYLAGEVYRGTDGCAGDIGHIQVDSHGPMCSCGNVGCLEALFSGAAIAKDAMAAARAGGSPALAERLAANGAVTAVDVAEGAIEGDVVCIRLIRDGGRRVGGVLAGLVSFANPSMIVIGGGLAQLGHILLAEIRSVVYRRSLPLATGNLPVVLSELGSRAGVTGAAVLASDMAFMEAS; translated from the coding sequence GTGCGGGCGGTTGAGCCTCTGCACCTGCGGCTGTTAAGGCTGCTGCGCGACAACGGTGCGGTCTCCCGCGCCGAGCTCGCCGATCGCCTTGAGATGCCGCGGCCGCGGTTGCTCGCCGAGCTCGAACGCCTCGTCACGCTCGGCTACGTCGCCGAGGCCGGATTGGCCGCCTCCCGCGGCGGTCGCCGTTCGACCCTTGTGGAGCTGAGCCCCAAGCTGCGCTTCGCCGCCGTCGACCTGGGCGCCAGCTCGATCGACGTCGAGATCGTCAACGGCCGGCTGGAGCCGGTCGTCGCCTACGCCGAGCCGGCCGACATCCGCAGCGGCCCGAAAGGCACCCTGCTGCGGGTCAACGAGCTGCTGCACAAGGCCAAGGTGGACGGTGCCTACGAGCGGCTCGACGCCGTCGGCATCGGTGTGCCGGGCCCGGTCAGCTTCCGCGACGGTGTTCCGGTCTCGCCGCCGATCATGCCCGGCTGGGACCGCTTCCCGGTCCGCGAGCTGCTCACCCGCGAGCACGGCTGCCCGGCGGTGGTCGACAACGACGTCAACATCATGGCGATCGGCGAACGACACGGCGGCGTGGCCCACTCGGTCGACGACTTCCTGTTCGTCAAGATCGGCACGGGCGTCGGTTGCGGCATCTACCTCGCCGGCGAGGTCTACCGGGGCACCGACGGCTGCGCCGGCGACATCGGCCACATCCAGGTCGACTCGCACGGTCCAATGTGCTCCTGCGGCAACGTCGGGTGTCTGGAAGCGTTGTTCAGCGGCGCCGCGATCGCCAAGGACGCGATGGCCGCGGCCCGCGCGGGCGGCTCGCCGGCGTTGGCCGAGCGCCTGGCGGCGAACGGCGCGGTGACGGCCGTCGACGTGGCCGAAGGCGCGATCGAGGGCGACGTGGTCTGCATCCGCCTGATCCGCGACGGCGGCCGCCGCGTCGGCGGCGTGCTGGCCGGCCTGGTCAGCTTCGCCAACCCGTCAATGATCGTGATCGGCGGCGGCTTGGCCCAACTGGGCCACATCCTGCTGGCCGAAATCCGCAGCGTCGTCTACCGGCGCTCGCTTCCCCTGGCCACCGGCAACCTGCCCGTGGTCCTGTCCGAACTCGGCAGCCGCGCAGGCGTGACCGGCGCGGCGGTGCTGGCCAGTGACATGGCCTTCATGGAGGCGTCATGA
- a CDS encoding ABC transporter permease — translation MTGLPAQTAPAVKEALGGGGPGPEQEGPSGNGWWSSDAGESTRRNLGLIGVLAGLIVIGIITRPDLYGLDGWWIDNVWAILKLGSTVGVVAVGMTFVIIGGGIDLSVGAIIALAGVWCTTVATQDFGAGGMIFTALAVGLGVGLVNGFLISYGRLVPFIATLAMLVAARGLAAQMSDKKTQQSGNQTINSIAADSFLGVPILVWILAVVVFLGWVLLNRTTFGRRTVAIGGNVEAARLAGINVRLHTMMLYALAGLCCGIGAVMLTSISTSAQAAMATNYELDAIAAVIIGGTLLSGGRGTIVGSLLGVVIFATITNLFALNGLSTEAQNMVKGGIIVAAVLIQQFRFKSVTQFFKRNKVTVTS, via the coding sequence ATGACCGGGCTTCCCGCGCAGACAGCGCCGGCGGTCAAGGAGGCACTCGGCGGCGGCGGCCCGGGCCCGGAGCAGGAGGGCCCGAGCGGCAACGGCTGGTGGAGCAGTGACGCGGGCGAGTCGACGCGGCGCAACCTCGGCCTGATCGGCGTGCTGGCCGGTCTCATCGTGATCGGCATCATCACCCGGCCCGACCTCTACGGCCTCGACGGCTGGTGGATCGACAACGTCTGGGCGATCCTCAAGCTCGGCTCGACGGTCGGCGTGGTCGCGGTCGGCATGACCTTCGTGATCATCGGTGGCGGCATCGACCTGTCGGTCGGCGCGATCATCGCGCTCGCCGGTGTCTGGTGCACGACGGTGGCCACACAGGACTTCGGCGCCGGCGGCATGATCTTCACCGCGCTGGCGGTCGGGCTCGGCGTCGGGTTGGTCAACGGCTTCCTGATCTCCTACGGCCGGTTGGTGCCCTTCATCGCGACCCTCGCGATGCTGGTGGCCGCCCGGGGCCTGGCCGCGCAGATGTCCGACAAGAAGACCCAGCAGTCCGGGAACCAGACGATCAACAGCATCGCCGCGGACAGCTTCCTCGGCGTGCCGATCCTGGTCTGGATCCTCGCGGTCGTCGTGTTCCTCGGATGGGTCCTGCTCAACCGCACCACGTTCGGCCGGCGCACGGTGGCGATCGGCGGCAACGTCGAGGCCGCGCGGCTCGCCGGCATCAACGTGCGGTTGCACACCATGATGTTGTATGCCCTCGCCGGCCTGTGCTGCGGCATCGGCGCCGTCATGCTCACCTCGATCAGCACCTCCGCACAGGCGGCGATGGCCACCAACTACGAGCTAGACGCGATCGCCGCGGTCATCATCGGCGGCACGCTGCTCAGCGGCGGGCGGGGCACCATTGTCGGCTCCCTGCTCGGCGTCGTCATCTTCGCCACGATCACCAACCTGTTCGCCCTCAACGGACTGTCCACCGAGGCTCAGAACATGGTCAAGGGCGGCATCATCGTCGCCGCGGTTCTCATCCAGCAGTTCCGGTTCAAGTCGGTTACCCAGTTCTTCAAACGAAACAAGGTCACCGTAACCAGCTGA
- a CDS encoding substrate-binding domain-containing protein, producing MTQHDPVRRRFLLGGAALGAGALLAACTSNDSGDDNNAQTTGNNNASPNANTAPGKKVTIGFSAPAADHGWIAAITTNAKAQAAEYSDVTFNAVEAGADAAAQRSALSTLISQKPDVIVLLPYDGKELNAFGLEAMKAGIPVVNLDRAFPDALAYRLQIKGDNYGMGVAAGNYIAAQMKAKGVSNPIIGEIAGLDNLELTQERSKGFKDALTAAGLKIANRRAAGFTVDTGQAEMSQLLQALPKMDALWNHDDDQGIGVLAAATQANRKEFLMVGGAGSKAAMEAIQADNSVLKCTVTYSPSMASSAISLARLIGQGKGMSDLVELQVPKEIILSSETITKENVSTYLPLGFS from the coding sequence ATGACCCAGCACGACCCGGTCCGCCGGCGGTTCCTGCTCGGCGGCGCCGCGCTCGGCGCCGGTGCTCTCCTCGCCGCCTGCACGAGCAACGACAGTGGCGACGACAACAACGCTCAGACCACGGGCAACAACAACGCCTCGCCGAACGCCAACACGGCGCCCGGCAAGAAGGTCACCATCGGCTTCTCGGCGCCCGCGGCTGACCATGGCTGGATCGCGGCCATCACCACCAACGCCAAGGCCCAGGCGGCCGAATACTCCGACGTCACCTTCAACGCGGTCGAGGCCGGCGCCGACGCCGCCGCCCAGCGCAGCGCGCTCTCCACGCTGATCTCGCAGAAGCCGGACGTCATCGTCCTGCTTCCCTACGACGGCAAGGAGCTCAACGCGTTCGGCCTCGAGGCGATGAAGGCCGGCATCCCGGTCGTCAACCTCGACCGGGCCTTCCCCGACGCGCTGGCCTACCGCCTGCAGATCAAGGGCGACAACTACGGCATGGGCGTCGCGGCGGGCAACTACATCGCCGCGCAGATGAAGGCCAAGGGCGTCAGCAACCCGATCATCGGCGAGATCGCCGGCCTCGACAACCTGGAGCTGACCCAGGAGCGCTCGAAGGGCTTCAAGGACGCGCTGACCGCGGCCGGCCTGAAGATCGCCAACCGGCGCGCGGCGGGCTTCACCGTCGACACCGGCCAGGCCGAGATGAGCCAGTTGCTCCAGGCGCTGCCGAAGATGGACGCGCTCTGGAACCACGACGACGACCAGGGCATCGGTGTCCTGGCCGCGGCCACCCAGGCCAACCGCAAAGAGTTCCTGATGGTCGGCGGCGCCGGCTCCAAGGCCGCGATGGAGGCCATCCAGGCCGACAACTCGGTCCTGAAGTGCACGGTCACCTACAGCCCGTCGATGGCCTCCTCGGCCATCTCGCTCGCCCGGCTCATCGGCCAGGGCAAGGGGATGTCCGACCTGGTGGAGCTCCAGGTTCCCAAGGAGATCATCCTGTCCTCGGAGACCATCACCAAAGAGAACGTGAGCACCTACCTCCCGCTCGGGTTCAGCTAA
- a CDS encoding Gfo/Idh/MocA family protein, which produces MVGYAFMGAAHSTAWRTVNVAFDLPARARMALICGRDESKVAAAARKLGWDATTTDWREVVERDDIDVVDVCTPGDSHAEIAIAALAAGKHVLCEKPLANSVDEARAMVAAAAKAQANGIRSMCGFNYRRVPAVAMMRQLIASGRIGVIRHVRAVYLQDWIVDPQFPLVWRLQKDKAGSGALGDIGAHIIDLTQFVTGQKITGVSALTETFVKERPLSSESSGLAASSGNGDAPATGQVTVDDAALFLARLDGGAIATYEASRFAIGRKNGLRVEINGSLGSLVFDLERLNELEFYDSAAPTAEQGFNRILITEADHPYMAAWWPPGHIIGYEHSFTHEMRDFIEAIATGTDPTPSFLDALQVQLVLDAVARSAEQGTVWTDVEPALAEVAA; this is translated from the coding sequence ATGGTCGGCTACGCGTTCATGGGCGCCGCGCACTCCACCGCGTGGCGCACCGTGAACGTGGCGTTCGACCTGCCGGCACGCGCCCGGATGGCCCTGATTTGCGGCCGGGACGAGTCGAAGGTCGCAGCCGCGGCCCGCAAGCTCGGCTGGGACGCGACCACGACCGACTGGCGCGAGGTCGTCGAGCGTGACGACATCGACGTGGTCGACGTGTGCACACCGGGCGACAGCCACGCCGAGATCGCGATCGCGGCGCTGGCGGCGGGTAAGCACGTGCTGTGCGAGAAGCCGCTGGCCAACTCGGTCGACGAAGCCCGTGCCATGGTCGCCGCGGCAGCCAAGGCGCAGGCCAACGGCATCCGGTCGATGTGCGGGTTCAACTACCGCCGCGTCCCGGCCGTCGCGATGATGCGTCAGCTCATCGCGTCCGGCCGGATCGGGGTGATCCGCCACGTCCGCGCGGTCTACCTGCAGGACTGGATCGTCGACCCGCAGTTTCCGCTGGTCTGGCGGCTGCAGAAGGACAAGGCGGGCTCCGGTGCGCTCGGTGACATCGGGGCGCACATCATCGACCTGACCCAATTCGTCACCGGCCAGAAGATCACCGGGGTCAGCGCGCTGACCGAGACGTTCGTCAAGGAGCGCCCGCTGTCGAGCGAGTCGAGCGGCCTGGCCGCTTCGTCCGGCAACGGGGACGCTCCGGCCACGGGCCAGGTCACGGTCGACGACGCCGCGCTGTTCCTGGCCCGGCTCGACGGCGGGGCGATCGCCACCTACGAGGCGAGCCGCTTCGCGATCGGTCGCAAGAACGGCCTCCGGGTCGAGATCAACGGTTCGCTCGGCTCGCTGGTCTTCGACCTGGAGCGGCTCAACGAGCTGGAGTTCTACGACTCGGCGGCACCCACCGCCGAACAGGGCTTCAACCGGATCCTGATCACCGAAGCCGACCACCCTTACATGGCCGCCTGGTGGCCGCCCGGCCACATCATCGGCTACGAGCACTCCTTCACCCACGAGATGCGCGACTTCATCGAGGCCATCGCCACCGGCACCGACCCGACACCCTCGTTCCTCGACGCCCTCCAGGTCCAGCTCGTGCTGGACGCGGTGGCGCGCTCGGCGGAGCAGGGCACGGTCTGGACCGATGTCGAACCGGCCCTCGCCGAAGTAGCCGCCTGA